In Leisingera sp. NJS204, the following are encoded in one genomic region:
- a CDS encoding flagellin produces MILNSYGDMAQHLFLRSRNAELQQNITTLSEEFATGKSSNLTERLGGDYTYLADLENSLNRLDSYMVANSEVQLFATTTQGSLDKVQSQVQAMRNDILTLSPAIDVENAEQFGSQAKQRISSAINLLNSSVGGRTIFAGTATDTKPLNDTGTLMSSILTEVSGLTTSNDIIQAVKDWFDDPAGFDTVMYSGSTTSLQPVTVGEGEQVTLGIRADDDNLKHALQSYVITALANEPSLGLTDDVKIDLVRQASSELTDSVDNLIQLQADVGFIEGQLEAVNTRNEASKTSLSIVKNNLVSADPYETYTRLEEAQTQLEGLYTITSRSSQLSLLNYL; encoded by the coding sequence ATGATTTTGAATTCCTATGGTGATATGGCGCAGCACCTCTTTCTCCGCAGCCGCAATGCGGAATTGCAGCAGAATATAACCACGCTCTCCGAAGAGTTTGCTACCGGAAAATCGTCCAACCTGACCGAGCGTCTGGGCGGTGACTATACCTATCTGGCGGATCTCGAAAACTCCTTGAACCGGCTCGACAGCTATATGGTCGCCAATAGCGAAGTGCAGCTGTTTGCCACCACGACCCAAGGCAGCCTTGATAAGGTTCAGAGCCAGGTGCAAGCGATGCGGAATGACATCCTGACACTGTCACCTGCTATTGACGTGGAAAATGCAGAGCAGTTTGGAAGCCAAGCGAAGCAAAGAATATCCAGTGCAATCAACCTGCTGAATTCATCTGTTGGCGGGCGGACAATCTTTGCAGGCACTGCGACGGATACCAAGCCGCTTAATGACACCGGCACCCTTATGAGTTCCATCCTCACTGAGGTCTCCGGATTGACGACAAGCAATGACATTATTCAAGCCGTGAAGGACTGGTTTGATGATCCAGCTGGCTTCGACACTGTCATGTACAGCGGTTCCACTACATCGCTGCAGCCTGTCACCGTGGGCGAGGGTGAACAGGTTACACTGGGCATCCGCGCTGATGACGACAACCTAAAACATGCGTTGCAGAGCTACGTCATTACAGCTTTGGCAAATGAACCCAGTCTCGGTTTGACGGACGATGTGAAAATTGACCTGGTCCGCCAGGCCAGCAGCGAACTTACGGATAGCGTGGACAATCTGATCCAGTTGCAAGCGGATGTCGGCTTTATCGAAGGCCAGCTTGAAGCGGTGAACACCCGCAATGAAGCTTCGAAAACCAGCTTGAGCATTGTCAAAAACAACCTGGTCTCAGCTGATCCTTATGAAACCTATACACGGTTGGAAGAAGCGCAAACACAGCTTGAAGGTCTTTATACAATCACTTCGCGCAGCTCGCAGCTCTCATTGTTGAACTATCTCTGA
- a CDS encoding cation transporter has translation MAGCCNHNARFDGVSADYKRRLWLVIVINAGMFAVEMSAGQLSGSQALKADALDFLGDALTYGISLAVIGATLRTRALAALGKGISLLLMGLWVFGSTVYQVFFVDVPQAQIMGVIGFMALAANLISVMLLARYKDGDANVRSVWLCSRNDAIGNVAVMIAAFGVWGTATGWPDLIVAGIMGGLFLSSAFQILVQAMREWRGEEARPAAHQN, from the coding sequence ATGGCAGGCTGCTGCAATCACAACGCCCGTTTTGACGGGGTCTCGGCAGATTATAAACGCAGGCTTTGGCTGGTAATCGTCATAAACGCCGGCATGTTTGCGGTGGAAATGAGCGCGGGCCAGCTGTCGGGCAGCCAAGCGCTGAAGGCGGACGCGCTGGACTTTTTGGGCGACGCGCTGACCTATGGTATTTCGCTGGCAGTGATCGGCGCCACCCTGCGCACCCGGGCACTGGCGGCCCTGGGCAAGGGCATCAGCCTGTTGCTGATGGGTCTGTGGGTGTTTGGCTCTACCGTTTATCAGGTGTTTTTTGTCGATGTGCCGCAGGCGCAGATCATGGGGGTGATTGGCTTTATGGCGCTGGCGGCCAATCTGATTTCGGTGATGCTGCTGGCACGCTACAAGGATGGCGACGCCAATGTGCGCTCTGTCTGGCTCTGCTCGCGCAATGATGCGATCGGCAATGTGGCGGTGATGATTGCCGCGTTTGGTGTCTGGGGCACGGCGACCGGCTGGCCGGACCTGATTGTGGCCGGCATCATGGGCGGGCTGTTCCTAAGCTCCGCCTTCCAGATCCTGGTGCAGGCGATGCGGGAATGGCGCGGGGAAGAGGCGCGCCCTGCGGCGCATCAGAACTAA
- a CDS encoding flagellar basal body P-ring protein FlgI, with the protein MLVFLRLFFTCLFLLPAVAQANTIRLKDLVEFDGVRGNDLVGYGLVVGLDGTGDGLRNSPFTEEIMSNILERLGVNVTGEQFRPKNVAAVFVTATLPPFARVGSTIDVTVSAIGDSKSLLGGTLIMTPLNAADGQIYAVSQGTILAGGAVAEGNAATVTQGVPTAGVIPSGARVEREIGFDLSSLSSMRLALREPDFTTAGRIERAINDEFGRNVALMRDSGTVEIDIKRTNTRSTAHAVGRIENILVEPQRKARVVVDQRSGTIVMGSDVRISRVAVAQGNLTLRIEETPLVVQPNPFANGESVVVPRTGAAIEEEEGVQLAEVPETTSLSEVVAGLNALGVSPRDMIDILKSLKAAGALHAEFVVR; encoded by the coding sequence ATGCTGGTATTTCTTCGCCTCTTTTTCACTTGCCTGTTCCTGCTGCCCGCAGTGGCGCAGGCAAATACCATCCGTCTCAAGGACCTGGTCGAATTTGATGGCGTCCGCGGCAACGATCTGGTCGGTTACGGCCTGGTCGTCGGCTTGGACGGCACCGGTGACGGGCTGCGGAATTCGCCATTTACCGAAGAAATCATGTCCAACATACTGGAGCGGCTAGGTGTCAATGTGACCGGTGAGCAGTTCCGGCCAAAAAACGTTGCTGCAGTCTTTGTAACCGCCACACTGCCGCCTTTTGCCCGGGTTGGAAGCACCATTGATGTAACAGTGTCAGCTATCGGTGATTCCAAGAGCCTCCTGGGCGGCACCCTGATCATGACACCGCTCAATGCTGCGGACGGGCAGATTTATGCCGTCTCCCAAGGTACAATTCTGGCGGGTGGAGCGGTTGCCGAAGGTAACGCGGCCACGGTAACCCAAGGGGTGCCAACGGCTGGTGTGATCCCTTCGGGCGCCCGGGTCGAACGTGAGATCGGCTTTGATCTGTCTTCTCTTAGCTCCATGCGTCTGGCCCTGCGGGAGCCGGATTTCACTACTGCTGGCCGGATTGAACGGGCGATCAACGATGAGTTTGGCCGCAACGTTGCCCTGATGCGGGATTCCGGAACTGTCGAGATCGATATCAAGCGAACAAATACCCGTTCGACGGCTCACGCCGTGGGCCGGATCGAGAATATCCTGGTTGAACCTCAGCGCAAGGCGCGGGTTGTGGTGGATCAGCGTTCCGGTACGATTGTGATGGGCAGCGACGTGCGGATTTCCCGTGTTGCTGTGGCTCAAGGAAACCTCACTTTGCGGATCGAAGAGACGCCGCTGGTGGTGCAGCCCAATCCCTTCGCAAATGGCGAATCGGTTGTTGTTCCACGCACAGGTGCAGCTATTGAGGAAGAAGAGGGCGTCCAACTTGCCGAAGTGCCGGAGACGACTTCGCTGTCCGAAGTCGTGGCAGGTTTGAATGCCTTGGGCGTGTCGCCGCGGGACATGATCGATATCCTCAAAAGCCTGAAAGCGGCCGGCGCATTGCATGCAGAATTTGTCGTCCGTTAG
- a CDS encoding MerR family transcriptional regulator, with protein sequence MFSIGQLSKATGVKVPTIRYYEEIGLLPQPGRNAGNQRRYGRDGMNALGFIKHARDLGFPLEDIKSLMGLDGNLGDDCAEADRIARSQLANVQDRIRKLEQLAAELERISHLCDGGNGGCCKVLTALGDHSQCSGDHS encoded by the coding sequence ATGTTTTCCATCGGTCAGCTGTCCAAGGCCACCGGCGTAAAGGTTCCCACCATCCGCTATTACGAGGAGATCGGTCTGCTGCCGCAGCCCGGTCGCAATGCCGGCAACCAGCGCCGCTACGGGCGGGATGGAATGAACGCGCTGGGTTTCATCAAACATGCTCGCGACCTCGGTTTCCCGCTGGAAGATATCAAGTCTTTGATGGGACTGGACGGGAATCTCGGAGATGACTGCGCCGAAGCCGACCGCATTGCCCGCAGTCAGCTGGCCAATGTCCAAGACCGGATCCGCAAGCTGGAGCAGCTGGCGGCGGAGCTGGAGCGGATCAGCCATCTTTGTGACGGCGGCAATGGCGGCTGCTGCAAGGTGCTGACGGCTCTCGGTGACCACAGTCAATGCTCGGGCGATCACAGCTGA
- the aroC gene encoding chorismate synthase, with amino-acid sequence MSMNSFGHLFRVTTWGESHGPALGATVDGCPPNVPLEPEILQQWLDKRRPGQNKNTTQRNEPDAVKILSGVFDGMSTGTPIQLMIENTDQRSKDYGEISQTFRPGHADITYFQKYGNRDYRGGGRSSARETAARVAAGGVAREAIKALVPGLEIKGYMTRMGELEIDRSRFDWDAIEQNDFWIPDAGAVQEWEDYLQGLRKAHDSVGAVVEVVARNVPAGIGAPVYGKLDTDLAAAMMSINAVKGVEIGEGMNAARLKGSENADEIFMGENGPEYSSNHAGGILGGISTGQDVVVRFAVKPTSSILTPRQSIRKDGSAVEVITKGRHDPCVGIRAVPVAEAMMACVILDHLLLHRGQIGENQGRIG; translated from the coding sequence ATGTCGATGAACAGCTTTGGACACCTCTTCCGCGTCACCACCTGGGGCGAAAGCCACGGGCCCGCGCTTGGCGCCACCGTGGACGGCTGTCCGCCGAATGTGCCGCTGGAGCCGGAGATACTGCAGCAGTGGCTCGACAAGCGCCGCCCCGGCCAGAACAAGAACACCACCCAGCGCAATGAGCCTGACGCGGTAAAAATCCTGTCCGGCGTGTTCGACGGCATGTCCACCGGCACCCCGATTCAGCTGATGATCGAAAACACCGACCAGCGGTCCAAGGATTACGGCGAGATTTCCCAGACCTTCCGTCCGGGCCATGCTGACATCACCTATTTCCAGAAATACGGCAACCGCGACTACCGCGGCGGCGGCCGTTCCTCGGCGCGCGAAACCGCAGCGCGGGTTGCAGCGGGCGGTGTTGCACGTGAAGCAATCAAGGCGCTGGTGCCGGGGCTGGAGATCAAGGGCTATATGACCCGAATGGGTGAGCTGGAGATCGACCGCAGCCGGTTCGACTGGGATGCGATCGAGCAGAATGACTTCTGGATCCCCGATGCCGGCGCCGTGCAGGAGTGGGAAGATTACCTGCAAGGTCTGCGCAAGGCGCATGACTCGGTGGGCGCCGTTGTCGAAGTTGTCGCCCGCAATGTCCCCGCAGGCATCGGCGCACCAGTCTATGGCAAGCTGGACACTGATCTGGCCGCCGCGATGATGTCGATCAACGCCGTGAAGGGCGTGGAGATCGGCGAGGGCATGAATGCCGCGCGCCTCAAGGGCTCGGAAAATGCCGATGAGATATTCATGGGCGAAAACGGGCCGGAGTATTCCTCCAACCACGCCGGCGGTATCCTGGGCGGGATTTCCACCGGGCAGGATGTGGTTGTGCGTTTTGCGGTGAAACCGACGTCATCGATCCTCACCCCGCGCCAGTCGATCCGCAAGGACGGCTCGGCAGTGGAGGTCATCACCAAGGGCCGCCACGACCCCTGCGTCGGCATCCGCGCCGTACCGGTGGCCGAGGCGATGATGGCCTGCGTGATCCTGGACCACCTGCTGTTGCACCGTGGCCAGATTGGTGAGAATCAAGGCAGGATCGGCTGA
- the flgK gene encoding flagellar hook-associated protein FlgK codes for MSIYSALNSAMSGLTAASRSSQVVSENLANALTPGYSRRVLDLNSPGAGVPGVRVGHVQRINDPVLITNRRVAEADYGASRIQSDFYGRMSDLVGTVDDEMSLASHLSDFESSLIEAVSRPDSQPRLNDLAVKANSLADSISRTAEGLRDLRINADNAIGSQVETVNQALKEIEKLNARIMVVEAGGMDAVAMHDQRDQLVDQVNEIIPVNVVRRGNGQLTLYSTGGVMLLDGKASELSFTPSRDILPHMTLGNALISGLEVNGKVIDTSPDGPLRGGMLTAQFEIRDVTAVEAQEDLDTMAADLIERFQDPALDATIGVADAGIFTDDGGFYDPANFVGISNRIELNDLVALDGTGETWRFRDGLYAAGQGDPGDSSLLQAYSDTLNTTRTVSSVGLGTANMTASTLSANLLSRFAQDNETASRASTFAAASFNELSQAELGLGVDTDAELQNLLLVEKFYQANARVISVVDELMDTLLRI; via the coding sequence ATGTCTATTTATTCCGCCCTGAACAGCGCGATGAGCGGGCTGACCGCGGCCAGCCGGTCCTCGCAAGTGGTTTCGGAAAACCTGGCCAACGCTTTGACACCTGGTTACTCGCGCCGGGTGTTGGATCTGAACAGCCCTGGAGCGGGTGTTCCCGGTGTCCGGGTCGGGCATGTTCAGCGCATCAACGACCCGGTTCTGATCACTAACCGCAGAGTTGCTGAGGCAGACTACGGCGCGTCCAGGATCCAGTCTGATTTCTACGGCCGGATGTCCGATCTGGTTGGCACAGTTGACGACGAGATGTCACTGGCCTCGCACCTATCGGATTTCGAGTCTTCATTGATTGAGGCAGTCTCTCGCCCGGATTCACAGCCCAGGCTGAATGATTTGGCCGTGAAGGCGAATTCGCTGGCCGACTCGATTTCCCGCACGGCTGAAGGGTTGCGGGATCTGAGGATCAACGCTGACAATGCGATCGGCTCTCAGGTTGAAACCGTGAACCAGGCGCTGAAGGAAATCGAAAAACTGAATGCCCGTATTATGGTCGTCGAAGCCGGTGGCATGGATGCAGTGGCGATGCATGACCAGCGGGATCAACTGGTTGATCAGGTTAACGAAATCATTCCAGTCAATGTCGTCCGGCGCGGTAATGGCCAATTGACGCTCTACTCAACCGGTGGGGTTATGTTGTTGGATGGCAAAGCGTCGGAGCTGAGCTTTACTCCGTCGCGGGATATCCTTCCGCACATGACACTGGGCAATGCACTGATTTCCGGCCTTGAGGTCAATGGCAAGGTGATTGACACCAGCCCGGACGGGCCACTTCGGGGTGGCATGCTTACAGCCCAGTTCGAAATCCGGGATGTAACAGCTGTGGAAGCGCAAGAGGATCTTGACACAATGGCCGCTGATCTGATCGAGCGGTTTCAGGATCCTGCACTGGATGCCACCATTGGCGTCGCCGACGCCGGCATCTTCACGGATGATGGCGGTTTCTATGACCCGGCAAACTTCGTCGGTATCTCTAACCGCATTGAATTGAATGATCTGGTGGCCTTGGATGGCACCGGAGAAACATGGCGGTTCCGCGACGGCCTATATGCAGCGGGTCAAGGTGATCCAGGTGATTCCAGCTTGCTGCAGGCTTACTCCGACACGTTGAACACCACCCGGACGGTATCTTCTGTCGGGCTAGGCACAGCGAACATGACAGCCTCGACGCTGAGTGCAAACCTGTTGTCGCGGTTCGCCCAGGACAATGAAACAGCGTCACGCGCATCGACCTTTGCGGCGGCCAGTTTCAACGAATTGAGCCAAGCGGAACTGGGGCTTGGCGTTGATACGGATGCTGAATTGCAGAACCTGTTGCTGGTGGAAAAGTTCTACCAGGCCAATGCCCGGGTGATCAGCGTTGTCGACGAACTTATGGATACACTATTGAGGATCTGA
- the nirK gene encoding copper-containing nitrite reductase, which produces MLTRRAALMGAAGVAALPVLAKAAKAEGTTVHEAAAPADLSSLQRIKRELVAPPFVHEHEQVAPGAPRIVEFEMKIVEKEIEVDQGAYLQGMTFNGSIPGPLMVVHEGDYVELTLINPPENMLQHNIDFHAATGALGGGALTLVNPGEKTVLRFKATRPGTFVYHCAPGGPMIPWHVVAGMAGSIMVLPRNGLSDHNGDPVRYDRVYYIGENEFYIPKDENGDYLRYEDVGESYPDTLEVMNGLIPSHVVFNGAVGALTGETALKAKQGEKVLFIHSQANRDSRPHLIGGHGDLVWEAGKFNNVPDRDLETWFIRGGSAGAALYEFLQPGVYAYVNHNLIEAVNLGATAHVVVEGEWNNDLMEQVVAPTEYSGS; this is translated from the coding sequence ATGCTGACCCGCAGAGCCGCATTGATGGGAGCAGCCGGTGTAGCAGCGCTGCCCGTACTCGCCAAAGCCGCCAAGGCTGAAGGCACCACTGTCCACGAGGCCGCTGCACCGGCGGACCTGTCCAGCCTGCAGCGTATCAAGCGCGAACTGGTTGCCCCGCCCTTCGTGCATGAGCACGAGCAGGTGGCTCCGGGTGCGCCGCGCATTGTCGAATTCGAGATGAAGATCGTCGAGAAGGAGATTGAAGTCGATCAGGGCGCCTATCTGCAAGGCATGACCTTCAATGGCTCCATTCCGGGGCCGCTGATGGTTGTCCATGAAGGCGACTATGTGGAGCTTACCCTGATCAACCCGCCGGAAAACATGCTGCAGCATAATATCGACTTCCATGCGGCCACCGGCGCCCTGGGCGGCGGCGCGCTGACCCTGGTCAACCCGGGTGAGAAGACCGTGCTGCGCTTTAAGGCCACCCGCCCCGGCACCTTTGTCTATCACTGTGCGCCGGGCGGTCCGATGATCCCATGGCACGTCGTGGCAGGCATGGCCGGCTCAATCATGGTTCTGCCGCGAAACGGGCTTTCAGACCACAATGGCGATCCAGTCAGATACGACCGCGTCTACTATATTGGCGAAAACGAGTTCTACATTCCCAAGGACGAAAACGGCGACTACCTGCGGTACGAGGATGTAGGCGAAAGCTACCCTGATACCCTTGAAGTCATGAACGGGCTTATCCCCAGCCACGTGGTGTTCAACGGCGCAGTTGGTGCGCTGACCGGTGAAACCGCGCTGAAGGCCAAACAGGGCGAGAAAGTGCTGTTCATCCACAGCCAAGCCAACCGCGACAGCCGCCCGCACCTGATCGGCGGCCACGGCGACCTGGTCTGGGAGGCCGGCAAGTTCAACAACGTACCGGACCGCGACCTGGAAACCTGGTTCATCCGCGGCGGCTCCGCCGGGGCTGCGCTCTATGAATTCCTGCAACCGGGCGTCTACGCTTATGTGAACCACAACTTGATCGAGGCGGTGAACCTTGGCGCAACCGCGCATGTGGTGGTCGAAGGCGAATGGAATAACGACCTGATGGAACAGGTGGTCGCCCCGACCGAATACTCCGGCTCCTAA
- a CDS encoding flagellar hook protein FlgE, with translation MTISSSLNAGVSGLSANASRLASISDNIANSSTRGYKRVETDFHSMVLSNSGGTYSAGGVRTTNVRLIDERGPLVSTNNATDLAVRGRGMLPVASITEVEAGGDPLMMLTTTGSFRTDSNGYLTTESGLVLMGWPALADGTVPDAARDTSDALEPIHVDLNRLSAEPTTEISLTANLPADETDVGASGDPVEQVVLYYDNMGNAEELTITYTPNVATLPATSGTNEWTMEIVDSATGAANIGEYTLTFDDSSTTGGSLASVATVTGGAYDGAAGSVTINVAGGPVEINIGTIGGNTGMSQLGDEFVPGTTEKDGNPVGSFVSVEINESGEVIAEYDSGDTKVIYKVPLADVSNVNGMRALDSQTYMPTDESGDFYLWDAGDGPTGEILGYAQEESAVDVATELTDMIQTQRAYSSNAKVIQTVDEMLQETTNIKR, from the coding sequence ATGACCATTTCTTCGTCGCTGAACGCGGGTGTTTCAGGATTGAGCGCCAACGCCAGCCGGTTGGCTTCCATTTCCGATAACATCGCCAATTCCTCGACCCGGGGGTACAAACGGGTTGAAACAGATTTCCATTCCATGGTCCTGTCGAATTCAGGAGGCACCTATTCGGCTGGTGGTGTCCGCACCACCAATGTCCGCCTGATTGATGAGCGCGGCCCGCTGGTATCGACCAACAATGCCACTGATCTCGCCGTGCGCGGAAGAGGCATGCTGCCCGTGGCCTCGATCACTGAAGTGGAGGCTGGCGGCGACCCGTTAATGATGCTGACCACGACCGGGTCTTTCCGTACAGATTCCAATGGATACCTGACGACAGAATCGGGCCTGGTGCTGATGGGCTGGCCGGCGCTGGCTGATGGTACAGTGCCGGATGCGGCACGCGATACATCTGATGCGTTGGAACCGATCCATGTCGACCTGAACCGGCTATCTGCGGAACCAACAACAGAAATCAGCCTGACTGCCAACCTGCCCGCAGATGAGACAGATGTTGGAGCGTCAGGCGATCCCGTAGAACAGGTTGTTTTGTATTATGACAACATGGGCAATGCCGAAGAACTAACCATTACCTACACGCCCAATGTTGCGACACTGCCGGCAACGTCTGGCACCAATGAATGGACGATGGAGATTGTTGATTCGGCAACAGGGGCGGCCAATATCGGGGAATACACGCTGACTTTCGATGACAGCAGTACCACGGGCGGTTCTCTTGCGAGCGTGGCAACTGTTACCGGCGGTGCATACGATGGCGCCGCAGGGTCAGTGACAATTAACGTTGCGGGCGGGCCGGTCGAAATTAACATTGGCACCATCGGCGGCAACACCGGTATGAGCCAGCTCGGTGATGAATTCGTTCCAGGCACCACTGAAAAAGACGGCAATCCCGTTGGTTCCTTTGTCTCGGTTGAGATCAACGAGAGCGGTGAAGTCATAGCAGAATATGACTCTGGCGATACCAAGGTGATCTACAAGGTTCCTTTGGCAGATGTTTCCAACGTCAACGGTATGCGGGCATTGGATTCGCAAACTTACATGCCGACTGATGAGTCCGGGGATTTCTACCTTTGGGATGCCGGCGACGGGCCGACGGGTGAAATTCTGGGTTATGCCCAGGAAGAATCCGCTGTGGATGTGGCGACCGAACTGACGGATATGATCCAGACCCAGCGCGCCTATTCGTCCAACGCCAAGGTCATCCAGACGGTTGACGAAATGCTGCAGGAAACCACCAACATCAAGCGCTAA
- the thiB gene encoding thiamine ABC transporter substrate binding subunit, with the protein MKHLVFAAGLLGASAAFAETPELTVYTYDSFVSDWGPGPAVEKAFEDVCGCDLKLVGAGDGAALLARVKLEGERSDADVVLGLDTNLTAAAKETGLFADHSVSAEFALPVAWNDATFVPYDWGYFAFVHNADAAVQADFPSDFKALASSDMKILIQDPRSSTPGLGLLLWVKAAYGDEAPEIWKGLSDNVVTVTKGWSEAYGMFLEGEADMVLSYTTSPAYHLIAEEDGSKAAAAFDEGHYMQVEVAGKLANTDQSELADQFLEFMVSDAFQSIIPTTNWMYPAVTPAAGLPEGFETLIAPGKSLLLSETEAAEVRDAALGEWLDALSQ; encoded by the coding sequence TTGAAACATCTTGTTTTTGCCGCGGGACTGCTTGGCGCCTCGGCGGCTTTTGCCGAAACGCCGGAACTTACCGTGTATACCTACGACAGCTTTGTCTCCGACTGGGGCCCCGGACCGGCAGTTGAAAAGGCGTTCGAAGATGTCTGCGGCTGCGATCTGAAACTGGTCGGCGCGGGCGACGGCGCCGCGTTGCTTGCGCGGGTGAAGCTGGAGGGCGAGCGCTCGGACGCAGACGTCGTTCTGGGTCTCGACACCAATCTGACCGCGGCGGCCAAGGAAACCGGCCTGTTTGCGGATCATTCGGTCAGCGCCGAATTTGCGCTGCCGGTCGCATGGAACGACGCGACCTTTGTGCCTTATGACTGGGGCTATTTTGCCTTTGTTCATAACGCCGATGCAGCGGTACAGGCGGATTTCCCGTCGGATTTCAAGGCGCTGGCAAGCAGCGACATGAAGATCCTGATCCAGGATCCGCGCTCCTCGACCCCCGGTCTGGGCCTGCTCCTGTGGGTGAAAGCCGCCTATGGCGATGAGGCGCCGGAAATCTGGAAGGGTCTCTCTGACAACGTTGTCACCGTGACCAAGGGCTGGTCCGAGGCTTACGGCATGTTCCTGGAAGGCGAGGCCGACATGGTGCTTTCCTACACCACCTCGCCCGCCTATCACCTGATTGCTGAGGAAGACGGCTCCAAGGCGGCTGCCGCCTTTGACGAGGGTCATTACATGCAGGTGGAAGTTGCAGGCAAACTGGCAAACACCGATCAGTCTGAGCTGGCCGACCAGTTTCTGGAATTCATGGTTTCCGACGCCTTTCAGTCGATCATTCCGACCACCAACTGGATGTACCCTGCTGTGACACCGGCTGCGGGTCTGCCGGAGGGTTTCGAAACGCTGATCGCGCCAGGCAAGTCCTTGCTGCTGAGCGAAACTGAAGCGGCAGAGGTGCGGGATGCAGCGCTTGGCGAATGGCTGGACGCGCTCAGCCAGTAA
- a CDS encoding flagellar motor protein MotB, whose protein sequence is MSAQSNVAPIIIKKKKSGGGDGHHGGAWKVAYADFVTAMMAFFMLMWLLNATTEKQRKGLADYFSPSIPLSRVSGGGNGAFQGDSMFTEEIQPQSGTGATDINPMDAQQAQGDTGVETDEKREEEDSKFRAIEEQLSGRGGESMVTVAMARHIVTRVTDEGLIIELFATEDMPLFKEDAAEPTPLFRDLVRMIARVSENVTSNVAIGGHIRSHPVVLAKNPVWELSHDRADKTRTLLESGGLAAGRIHRVTGHADRKLAVGNPMAARNDRIEIILLRE, encoded by the coding sequence ATGAGCGCACAAAGCAATGTGGCGCCCATTATCATCAAGAAGAAAAAATCAGGTGGTGGCGATGGCCATCACGGTGGCGCGTGGAAAGTGGCTTATGCCGACTTCGTGACCGCGATGATGGCCTTCTTTATGCTGATGTGGCTGCTGAACGCGACGACGGAAAAACAACGCAAGGGTCTGGCGGATTACTTCTCGCCGTCAATTCCGCTAAGCCGGGTCTCCGGCGGCGGCAATGGTGCGTTTCAGGGTGACAGCATGTTCACCGAGGAAATTCAGCCGCAATCGGGCACCGGGGCAACGGACATTAACCCTATGGATGCCCAGCAGGCGCAGGGGGATACCGGAGTCGAGACCGACGAGAAGCGCGAGGAAGAAGACTCCAAGTTCCGCGCAATCGAAGAACAATTGTCTGGACGTGGCGGCGAGAGCATGGTGACGGTTGCGATGGCCCGCCACATTGTGACCCGGGTCACTGACGAAGGGCTGATCATCGAACTTTTTGCCACAGAAGACATGCCGCTGTTCAAAGAGGATGCTGCTGAGCCTACGCCGTTGTTCCGCGATCTGGTCAGGATGATTGCCCGGGTGTCGGAAAATGTTACCAGCAATGTAGCCATCGGTGGCCACATCCGGTCCCATCCGGTTGTGCTGGCAAAGAATCCGGTTTGGGAGCTGTCCCACGACAGAGCCGACAAAACACGGACGCTGCTCGAATCAGGCGGACTGGCAGCAGGCCGGATTCACCGGGTGACCGGCCATGCCGACCGCAAGCTGGCGGTCGGAAACCCGATGGCAGCCCGTAATGACCGGATCGAAATCATCCTTTTACGCGAATAA